A genomic window from Halorubrum lacusprofundi ATCC 49239 includes:
- a CDS encoding TetR/AcrR family transcriptional regulator, whose amino-acid sequence MKDPFAEPADTRQAILGAAFRALCEHGYADLTIKRIGEEFDKSPSLVYHHYDGKDELLVDLLEFLLDGFEESVSSDAFDLTPEERLDAYVAATIDPDSIAGEHGPDGRFMTVIVELRAQAATDDAYRDHFDRSDRVFGSFLERAVREAAAEVREGAQSEAPAGAEAPSPGDDPIPPAEVASTLQTLATGGMLRWATTTDREWIDGTRKGIRRYLESVLPKVDPDG is encoded by the coding sequence ATGAAGGACCCGTTCGCGGAGCCGGCCGACACGCGTCAGGCCATCCTCGGAGCGGCGTTCCGCGCGCTCTGTGAGCACGGGTACGCAGATCTCACGATCAAACGGATCGGCGAGGAGTTCGACAAGAGTCCCTCGCTCGTCTATCACCACTATGACGGAAAAGACGAGCTGTTGGTCGACTTACTCGAGTTCCTGCTCGACGGTTTTGAGGAGTCCGTCTCCTCGGACGCGTTCGACTTGACACCCGAAGAGCGGCTCGACGCTTACGTCGCGGCGACGATCGACCCCGACTCGATCGCCGGCGAACACGGCCCCGACGGCCGGTTCATGACCGTTATCGTCGAGCTCCGCGCGCAGGCAGCGACCGACGACGCGTACCGCGACCACTTCGACCGCAGCGACCGGGTGTTCGGCTCGTTTCTCGAACGCGCGGTCCGTGAAGCGGCGGCCGAGGTTCGGGAGGGGGCGCAGTCCGAAGCGCCGGCCGGGGCCGAAGCGCCGTCACCCGGTGACGATCCGATTCCTCCCGCCGAGGTGGCGTCGACACTCCAGACGCTCGCGACCGGCGGGATGTTGCGGTGGGCGACGACGACCGACCGCGAGTGGATCGACGGTACCCGGAAGGGGATCCGCCGATACCTAGAGTCGGTACTGCCGAAGGTCGATCCCGACGGCTGA